A genomic segment from Equus asinus isolate D_3611 breed Donkey chromosome 23, EquAss-T2T_v2, whole genome shotgun sequence encodes:
- the ZNF169 gene encoding zinc finger protein 169 isoform X5 produces MSPGERRAKVFWTFVQVFPSSSAGSHLPLQAPRCSSGIAEDGETEGSGTMFGSLQLSGTSRAFFSPSQGQPVDWVDGNRGGVIDHDPTQGMSSQEADATFTGTDISGSGAVICGKYRPGHSTKSSLFGLQKHHVCPECGRGFCQRSDLVKHQRTHSGEKPYSCIECGRRFGRKSSLTIHQRKHSGEKPYMCRECGRRFRYTSSLTNHRRIHSGERPFVCQECGRGFRQKIALILHRRTHLEEKPFICPECGRGFCQKASLLQHQSSHSGERPFLCLECGRGFRQQSLLLSHQVTHSGEKPYVCADCGHGFRQKVTLIRHQRTHTGEKPYLCPECGRGFSQKVSLMGHQRTHTGEKPYVCPECGRGFGQKVTLIRHQRTHTGEKPYLCPECGRTFGFKSLLTRHQRTHSGEVADVYGMCEQGLGQKSNLTSDQRTHSEEKPCVCGVCGRGFGFKSALIRHQRTHSGEKPYVCRECGRGFSQKSHLHRHRKTKSGHHLLPQELFS; encoded by the coding sequence GTCTTCCCAAGCTCATCTGCAGGAAGCCACTTGCCACTACAAGCTCCTCGCTGCTCCAGTGGAATAGCAGAAGATGGAGAGACAGAAGGCTCTGGCACCATGTTCGGGAGTCTGCAGCTCAGCGGGACTTCGAGGGCATTCTTCAGCCCATCTCAAGGTCAGCCAGTAGACTGGGTGGACGGCAACAGAGGTGGAGTAATAGATCATGACCCGACCCAGGGGATGAGCTCTCAGGAGGCAGACGCCACGTTCACGGGGACAGACATCTCGGGATCTGGAGcagtcatatgtggaaaatacagACCAGGACATAGCACAAAGTCAAGCCTCTTTGGTCTCCAGAAGCATCATGTGTGCCCCGAATGTGGCAGAGGCTTCTGCCAGAGGTCAGACCTCGTCAAGCACCAGAGGACGCACTCTGGGGAGAAGCCTTATAGTTGTATAGAGTGTGGGCGACGCTTTGGCCGGAAGTCCTCCCTCACCATCCACCAGAGGAAGCACTCCGGGGAGAAGCCTTACATGTGCAGGGAGTGTGGGCGACGCTTCAGGTACACGTCCTCACTCACGAACCACAGGAGGATACACTCCGGGGAGAGACCCTTTGTCTGTCAGGAGTGTGGGCGAGGCTTTCGTCAAAAGATTGCCCTCATCCTGCACCGGAGGACACACTTGGAGGAGAAGCCCTTCATATGTCCTGAGTGTGGGAGAGGCTTCTGCCAGAAGGCATCGCTCCTCCAACACCAGAGCTCGCATTCGGGTGAGAGGCCCTTCCTGTGCCTTGAGTGTGGTCGTGGTTTCAGGCAGCAGTCGCTGCTCCTCAGTCACCAGGTCACACACTCAGGGGAGAAGCCTTATGTCTGTGCTGACTGTGGGCATGGCTTTCGCCAGAAGGTCACCCTCATCAGACACCAGAGGACGCACACCGGAGAGAAGCCTTACCTGTGCCCTGAGTGTGGGCGTGGCTTTAGCCAGAAGGTCTCCCTCATGGGACACCAGAGGACGCACACAGGGGAGAAGCCTTACGTGTGCCCCGAGTGTGGGCGTGGCTTTGGTCAGAAGGTCACGCTCATCAGGCACCAGAGgacacacacaggggagaagccGTACCTGTGCCCTGAGTGTGGGCGCACCTTTGGCTTCAAGTCACTCCTCACTAGACACCAGAGGACACACTCAGGGGAGGTGGCTGATGTGTACGGAATGTGTGAGCAAGGACTGGGCCAGAAGTCCAACCTCACCTCTGACCAGAGGACACACTCTGAGGAGAagccgtgtgtgtgtggtgtgtgtgggcgTGGCTTTGGCTTCAAGTCAGCTCTCATCAGACACCAGCGGACCCATTCGGGAGAGAAGCCGTATGTGTGCAGGGAGTGTGGTCGTGGCTTTAGCCAGAAGTCTCACCTCCATAGACATAGGAAGACCAAGTCTGGCCATCACCTCCTGCCGCAAGAGCTGTTCTCCTGA
- the ZNF169 gene encoding zinc finger protein 169 isoform X6: MFGSLQLSGTSRAFFSPSQGQPVDWVDGNRGGVIDHDPTQGMSSQEADATFTGTDISGSGAVICGKYRPGHSTKSSLFGLQKHHVCPECGRGFCQRSDLVKHQRTHSGEKPYSCIECGRRFGRKSSLTIHQRKHSGEKPYMCRECGRRFRYTSSLTNHRRIHSGERPFVCQECGRGFRQKIALILHRRTHLEEKPFICPECGRGFCQKASLLQHQSSHSGERPFLCLECGRGFRQQSLLLSHQVTHSGEKPYVCADCGHGFRQKVTLIRHQRTHTGEKPYLCPECGRGFSQKVSLMGHQRTHTGEKPYVCPECGRGFGQKVTLIRHQRTHTGEKPYLCPECGRTFGFKSLLTRHQRTHSGEVADVYGMCEQGLGQKSNLTSDQRTHSEEKPCVCGVCGRGFGFKSALIRHQRTHSGEKPYVCRECGRGFSQKSHLHRHRKTKSGHHLLPQELFS; this comes from the coding sequence ATGTTCGGGAGTCTGCAGCTCAGCGGGACTTCGAGGGCATTCTTCAGCCCATCTCAAGGTCAGCCAGTAGACTGGGTGGACGGCAACAGAGGTGGAGTAATAGATCATGACCCGACCCAGGGGATGAGCTCTCAGGAGGCAGACGCCACGTTCACGGGGACAGACATCTCGGGATCTGGAGcagtcatatgtggaaaatacagACCAGGACATAGCACAAAGTCAAGCCTCTTTGGTCTCCAGAAGCATCATGTGTGCCCCGAATGTGGCAGAGGCTTCTGCCAGAGGTCAGACCTCGTCAAGCACCAGAGGACGCACTCTGGGGAGAAGCCTTATAGTTGTATAGAGTGTGGGCGACGCTTTGGCCGGAAGTCCTCCCTCACCATCCACCAGAGGAAGCACTCCGGGGAGAAGCCTTACATGTGCAGGGAGTGTGGGCGACGCTTCAGGTACACGTCCTCACTCACGAACCACAGGAGGATACACTCCGGGGAGAGACCCTTTGTCTGTCAGGAGTGTGGGCGAGGCTTTCGTCAAAAGATTGCCCTCATCCTGCACCGGAGGACACACTTGGAGGAGAAGCCCTTCATATGTCCTGAGTGTGGGAGAGGCTTCTGCCAGAAGGCATCGCTCCTCCAACACCAGAGCTCGCATTCGGGTGAGAGGCCCTTCCTGTGCCTTGAGTGTGGTCGTGGTTTCAGGCAGCAGTCGCTGCTCCTCAGTCACCAGGTCACACACTCAGGGGAGAAGCCTTATGTCTGTGCTGACTGTGGGCATGGCTTTCGCCAGAAGGTCACCCTCATCAGACACCAGAGGACGCACACCGGAGAGAAGCCTTACCTGTGCCCTGAGTGTGGGCGTGGCTTTAGCCAGAAGGTCTCCCTCATGGGACACCAGAGGACGCACACAGGGGAGAAGCCTTACGTGTGCCCCGAGTGTGGGCGTGGCTTTGGTCAGAAGGTCACGCTCATCAGGCACCAGAGgacacacacaggggagaagccGTACCTGTGCCCTGAGTGTGGGCGCACCTTTGGCTTCAAGTCACTCCTCACTAGACACCAGAGGACACACTCAGGGGAGGTGGCTGATGTGTACGGAATGTGTGAGCAAGGACTGGGCCAGAAGTCCAACCTCACCTCTGACCAGAGGACACACTCTGAGGAGAagccgtgtgtgtgtggtgtgtgtgggcgTGGCTTTGGCTTCAAGTCAGCTCTCATCAGACACCAGCGGACCCATTCGGGAGAGAAGCCGTATGTGTGCAGGGAGTGTGGTCGTGGCTTTAGCCAGAAGTCTCACCTCCATAGACATAGGAAGACCAAGTCTGGCCATCACCTCCTGCCGCAAGAGCTGTTCTCCTGA